The genomic region ATCCTGCTAATTCAAAACCAGGTCGATTAATTTCCGCAATATAAACAGGACGTTGCATTGCTGTACCATCTCCTGTTACCTGTACAAATTCATTTTCTTTTAATAGTTTTTCTAATGTAATTGATTTTGACATCTTCTTATCCCTATAAAACCTTTCTTAAAAATTGTCCCGTATAACTTTGTTCACATTTACTAATTTTCTCTGGTGTTCCAGTAACAACAACCGTACCTCCAGCATCTCCACCTTCTGGCCCTAAATCAATAATATGATCAGCTACCTTAATAACATCTAAATTATGTTCAATAATAATAACACTATCACCTTGCTCTACAATTCTTTGTAATACTTCTATTAACCTAGCAACATCATGACTATGTAATCCTGTCGTTGGTTCATCTAAAATATAGACTGTTTTCCCAGTCGCTTTTTTCTGTAACTCACTCGCTAATTTTACACGTTGTGCTTCTCCTCCAGAAAGAGTAGTCGCACTTTGTCCTAGTTTAATATATCCTAATCCTACATCATATAATGTTTGTAACTTATTTTTTATTTTAGGTAAGTTACTAAAGAATTCTACAGCATCTTCAATTGTCATCTCTAATACATCATATATGTTTTTGCCTTTATATACAACTTGTAACGTCTCTTCATTGTAACGTTTTCCCTCACATTGTTCACAAGGAACATAAACATCTGGTAAAAAATGCATAGAAATACGCTTTAGCCCATCTCCTTGACAAGCTTCACAACGTCCACCCTTGACATTAAAAGAGAATCTTCCTTTATCATATCCTCTAATTTTTGCTTCATTTGTTTGTGCAAACAAATCACGAATATCATCAAATACTCCTGTATAAGTAACTGGATTTGATCTTGGTGTACGTCCAATTGGATCTTGTGATACTTCAATTACCTTATCTACAAACTCTAATCCATTTATCTTTTTATGTTTTCCAGGTTTATCTTTTGAACGATAGATTGCACTCATCATTGCTTTACCTAAGATTTCATTAACTAACGTTGATTTTCCACTACCACTCACTCCTGTAACAACACACATCGTTCCTAAAGGAAAACTAACAGAAATATTCTTTAAATTATTTTCACTAGCACCTACTACTTCTATCTTATTTCCATTGCCTTTTTTACGCTTTTTAGGTTTTGCAATAAACAATTGGCCTGACAAATACTTCCCTGTAATCGATTGTTCACATTGCATTACTTCCGCTGGTGTCCCAGCTGCAATAACCTCACCTCCATGAACTCCTGCACCAGGACCAATATCAATTAAATAATCACTAGCCCTCATTGTTTCTTCATCATGTTCTACTACCAATACACTATTACCTAAATCACGAATATTTTCTAACGTACGAATTAACTTATCATTGTCTCTTTGATGTAATCCAATCGATGGTTCATCTAAAACATAGAGCACTCCTGTTAAACGAGATCCTATTTGAGTAGCTAATCGGATTCGCTGTGCTTCTCCTCCTGAAAGGCCACCCGCTCTTCTTGATAATGTTAAATAGCCTAACCCTACATCATATAAAAATCCTAAACGATCTTCTATTTCTTTAATAACTAATTTAGCAATCGTATACTCATAGTCACTTAATTGTAGATTGTGCATAAATTCTACTGCTTTTTCTATCGACATATCAGTAAACTCAGCAATATTTAGACCTCCTACACGAACTGATAAAACCTCTTCATTTAATCTTTTCCCACCACAAGTAGGACAAGTATGTTCCGCCATAAAAGATGCATACCATTCTTTTGACCAAGCTGATGTAGTTTCTTCAAATCTTCTTTGAATTAATGTTTTTACTCCTTCAATTGGTTTTGTTGTAGAACTAACATTTCCTGAACTAGATACTAACTGATAACGAAAAGACTTAGAAGATCCTTCAAAAATTATCTTCAATTCTTTTTTTGTAAAATCTTGTAAAGGTTTATATAAATCAATATCATAATGATCACATAAAATTAAAAATCTTTGCCATTCAATCCGATCCGTACCAATCGCTGTCTTAAAATAACGAAGTCCACCCTCCATAATACTCAAAGACCAATCTGGTACCAATAAATCATTATCCACCTCATTCTTAACCCCTAAACCACGACAATCATGACATGCTCCTAAAGGATTATTAAAAGAAAATAATCTTGGTTCTAATTTAGGTACTGAAAAACCACACTCAGGACAAGCTAAATGTTGTGAAAACAAACGAACAGTATGATTCGTAATATCCTCTACTAACACTTCTCCACCTGTTAACTTTAACCCTACTTCCAATGAATCAATTAAACGACTACGATATCCTTCTTTTTTTATAATACGATCAATAACAACATCAATTGTATAACGTTTATTTTTATCCAAGATAATTTCATCTTCTAATAAATGCATCTCTTCATTTATCTTAACACGAACATATCCATCCTTCATTAATTGTTCCAATGTATCTTTATGAGTCCCTTTTTTCTCACGAACAACACGTGCCAATACTTGTAACTTTGTTCCTTCTTCAAATAAATCAATGATATCTGCCATCTGTTTGATTGTCTGAGACTCAATAACAGTTCCATGAATAGGACAATAAGCCTTACCAATACGGGCATACATCAAACGTAAATAATCAAATATCTCTGTCACCGTTCCTACGGTAGAACGAGGATTATTCGATGTTGTCTTTTGATCAATAGCAATAGCAGGACATAGTCCTTCAATACTATCCACATCTGGCTTTTCCATATTCCCTAAAAACTGTCTAGCATAAGCACTTAATGACTCTACATATCTTCTTTGTCCTTCTGCATAAATAGTATCAAAAGCTAGCGATGTCTTACCAGAACCAGATAACCCAGTCATGATAACTAACTTATCTTTTGGAATGATTAAATCAATATCTTTTAAATTATTTTCTCTAGCACCTTTTATCACTAACTGATCTTTTCTCATATTTTACCTCTTCATTTCTTTTATATATTGTACCAATTCTCTTTTAGAATATCCACTTAATTGCTTTTGATAACAATCTTCATATAGTATTCCTAAATATTTAGATGGAACAATACCTAACTCTATAAAATCATTCCCTTTTAAAATAGGGGTAGGAGCATCCACCCCTAAATGATTTATTTTATTTTGTAATATCTTTTGTTCTTCTCTTTTTCCTATTACTTCTAACCAAGATAGTACATCTTCTAACAAAATATTACTATCTAATTGATGTAAAAATTGATAATATTTGCTATCTTCTTCGATATCTAACTCACTCATTGTTAATAACCTTTGATAATAATCTTTTATCTTTTTAGGTATACCAAAAAGATCACTTTGATAAAAGTGACATAATAAACAAAGTAAATAACGTTCTTCTTTTTTACTATGATCAATGATACTATATTGTTCCTTAGATAATACTTGAATATATCCTATCTCAAAAAGAAAAACCAAACCAATACTTGGTTTTTGTCCGAATACTAATTTTTTTGTTTCTTCATATTTACGACTATTTGATAAAGTATCTAAACGATGGTTTTCAACCATATATTGACATTGTTTTTTAGTTTGTTCATCTACAGTAAAAGAGAAACGTGATAAAAATTGAGCCAAACGCAATACTCTTAAAGGATCTTCTTCAAAAGTATCTTTATCAACCATCCTTAAACATCCCTTATTCATGTCTTTTATCCCTTGATAAAAGTCATGAATAATTCCTTGATGATAATCATACATCAAAGCATTGATTGTAAAATCTCTTCTTTTTGATGCTTTTCGATAACAAAGAGCAGGATCTATTTGTACTTCAAATTCTTTATGTCCTACTCCTATTTGTTTTTCTATTCTTGGTAATGCAAAGTCTATCATAGGATATTCATTTAGCTTTACTATCCCAAAGCTTTTTCCTTGTTCATTTACTTTTCCAAATTGTTGTAATACATTTTGTAATTGTACCATTGTTAAACCATATACTTCTACATCCATATCTTGGTTATCGATCTCTTGGTTTAATAAATAATCACGAACTGTACCACCCACAATAAAAACCTTACCACCAGCTATTTCTATTTCATCCAATATAGTAGAATATATTTCCTTTACTACCATCTTATTTTTCACCTTTAAGATCCAATAAGATATCTCTTAATTCCATCGCTCTTTCAAAATCCAAAGCTTTTGCAGCATCTTGCATTTGTTTTTCTAATTCTACTATCATTTCTTGTTTTTGTTTCTTGTTTGCTTTTCTTCCTTTGGAAATAAAGTCACTTGCTTGTTCTACTACTTCTTGACCACGAATCGCATCACGAATTTCTTTTTTAACTGTTTGTGGAGTAATACTATGCTTTTCATTATATGCTTTTTGTATTTCACGACGTCTGTTTGTTTCATCAATCGCATATTGCATTGAATCTGTAATCTTATCTGCATACATAATAACATGACCTTTGCTATTTCTAGCTGCACGTCCAATAGTTTGAATAAGTGAACGATTGCTACGTAAAAAACCTTCTTTATCCGCATCTAAAATACAAACCAAGCTAACTTCTGGTAAGTCCAAACCTTCTCTTAGTAAGTTAATACCTACTAATACATCATATTTCCCTAAACGTAATTCTCTAAGAATTTGAATTCTTTCTAATGTTTTTGTTTCTGAATGTAAATAAGCTACTTTAATACCTAATTCTTTTAAATAAGCACTTAAATCTTCTGCCATTCTTTTTGTTAAGGTAGTAATTAAAATACGTTCATTTACTTGTACCCGTTCATTAATTTGATAAACCAAATTATCAATTTGACCTTCACTGCCAATAATCTCTAATGTTGGATCTAACAATCCTGTTGGACGAATGATTTGTTCCACTACATCATGATCAACATGTCCTAACTCATAATCTCCTGGTGTTGCAGATACATAAATAGCTTGATTTACTAATCCTTCAAATTCTTCAAAAAATAAAGGACGATTATCTAATGCACTTGGTAAACGAAATCCATATTCTACTAATGTTGTTTTACGAGAACGATCACCATTATACATCCCTCTTACTTGTGGTAACATAACATGACTTTCATCTACTATAAGTAAGAAATCATCTGGAAAATAATCTATCAACGTATAAGGTCTTTGTCCACTAGCACGACCATCTATATGACGAGAATAGTTTTCAATCCCTGGACACATACCCACTTCTTTTAACATTTCTACATCATGATTCGTACGTTGTTCTAATCGTTGAAATTCTAATAACTTATTTTCATCTTTTAGTTCTTTTAAACGTTCTTGTAATTCTGCACTAATTGTAGTACAAGCATGCAACATTTGTTGCTTGTTTGTAACATAACCATAGGCTGGATAAATTGTATAAGTAGGATAGTTTTTTTGTGCTTTTCCTGTTAAAGGATCTACTTCACTAATCTTTTCTACCTCATCTCCAAATAATTCAATACGAATTAAATATGCTTCTGTATGTCCAGGAACAATTTCAACAACATCCCCTCTTACTCGAAATGTCCCTTTTGATTGATCCATATCATTACGTTGATATTGACGATCTACTAAAAATGTTAATAACTCTTTTCTATCTATTATTTGTCCTACTCGCACAGAAAAAATCATTTCTTTATACTGTTCGGGATTACTTGTTCCATAAATAGATGCAACAGAAGCCACTACGATAGTGTCTCTTCTTTCAATCAAAGAGTTCATAGCGGCTGAGCGTAACATTTCTATTTCATAATTAGTTTTTGAATTCTTATCGATATATAAATCTCTACCTGGAATATATGCTTCTGGTTGATAAAAATCGAAATTTGAAACAAAGTATTCTACTCGATTATGTGGGAAGAATTCTTTAAATTCAGAATATAATTGACCTGCTAGTGTCTTATTATGTGCTAACACTAACGTTGGTTTATTTACTTTTGCAATTACATTCGAAACAGTAAAAGTCTTTCCAGTCCCTGTACCACCCAATAATACCTGTTCTTTTTTACCTTGATGAATACCTTTTACTAATTCATCAATTGCTTTTACTTGGTCACCTTTTGGACTATATTGTGATTCTAACAAAAACTGTTCCATTTTTTCACCTCTAATTCAACATTGTTAATACTGCTTTATATTGTAAATCATTAGCATCATCTTGAATACAAATCATTGTTCTACCAATTAAATAATGATGATCCGCATTACTATAAACACCATCTACTTCTAAACCATAATCCGCTTCAAAAGCTTCCAAAGCTTCCTTTGTACTTTCTGAAAAATAACCATCCTGACGATCAACATCATACCCTAAAATAACTAACATCTTTTGCAAGGCAAGTACTCCTGTATCAACCATATCTTCACTCAAATCAGTAGTTAAATCAGCTGTACTAATATTAGAAATATCTAAATTTTCTACCTCTACATCCGGTATAATTCCAACTTCATCAATATATTGTCCATTTGCACTTAACCATCTTGCATACGTATATTTTAAAATAGAACCATCTGACAATTGATATTGTGTTTGTGCAGTTCCTTTACCATAACTAGTAGTCCCTACAATCGTATAATCCAACATATCTTGCAATGAAGTAGTTACTAATTCTGAAGCACTAGCAGAGCTTTCATTAATTAAAATATAACCACTATCAAAATGATACTTTGTACAATTTGTTGCATAAGTTACTTCTGCTGGACCACTATTTCCTTGCATTTGATAAATAGGATCTCCTGCTTCAATAAACAAATCTAAAATATCACTAGCAGCCGATAAATATCCACCACCATTATCTCTTAAATCAATAACCAATGTCTCTACACCCGTTGCTTCAAAAACTTGTAAAGCCGCTTCTACTTCACTACTTGTACTAGTTCCAAACGTAGTAATCTCAATATACCCAAATAAAGTTCCATTATAAGTACGAATTTCATATTCTGTAGAAATATCTACATCTTCTCTAGGTACATCCACACTAAACTCTTCTGTTCCTCTTAAAATAGTTAACGTTACATAAGTTCCTTCTTCACCACGAATAAGATCCACTACTTCATCTGAAGTTAATCCCTCCAAAGAAGTCCCATCTGCTTCCATAATAATATCCCCTACTTCTAACCCTAACTCACTAGAAGGAGTTTCCTCATAAACACGAGTAATCATTCCCCCTGTTTCTAACATATGAAACCCAACCCCAATACCAACATAAGTTCCACTAACAGAATCATTAAAAGTAGCTGCTTCCTCTACCGTTAAATAACTAGAATGAGCATCTCCTAATCCATCCACTAACCCTTCAATCGAATTACTTTCAAAATCAATATCTTCACCCGAACCATTATACCATTTTGACTCTATTACTTCATATGCTTCATCAAACAAAGCCTTCTCACTATTTAATACAATGGTAGTATCTTGAAAAAGCAAGCTTACTGCCAAACATACTACTAACATCACATTTATAATAAAGCTAACAATAAATGCTATATTATACTTCTTTTTTCTTATATTTTTATTCATTGAATTCACCTCGTTTCTATATTTTATCACATTAAGAACTTAATTTCATTAAAACTACGTTTTTATCAAAATAAGTTATAATATGGGAGAAAACAAGCACTTCTATTATCCTCTTTTCTTATAAAATTATACATTATATCTACTTAATTCCATTTTATAAGCTTTTAGACAATCGTAGTTTGACTTAGCGTTCTTTCAGTGCTACACTTACTTTATTAATACAAAATTACATAAGGGGGAGAAACAAATATGTATAATTTTGATGAAATTATTGACAGAACAAATACGAGTGCTGTTAGTACAGATGGATATCGAGGGTCCATCTTTAAAAATGGTGTTCCTGAAAACATCCCATACAAAGAAGAAGATTTAATTCGTATGTGGATTGCCGACATGGAACTAGCAACACCTGATGTTGTCTTAGACGCAATGAAAGAACGTCTAGATAGAAAAATACTAGGGTATACGAATATCTTTGGTGATGACTATGTAAACACTTTTTTAAATTGGTGTCAAAAACGTTATGATTGGTCTTTTGAAAAAGAAGAATTAATTATTTCTCATGGGATTGTTCCAGCACTTTTAGATTTAGCAGGAATCATATGTAAAGAAGATGAAAAGGTCCTTATTATGACACCATCTTATGTACATTTCCAAACTGCTGCTACTTTTAATGATCGTGATTTAGTTTGTAGTAACTTATTATATGAAGATGGTTATTATCAAATAGATTTTGATGACTTCAAAGAAAAAGCAAAAGATCCAAAAACAACATTATTTATCTTATGTAATCCTCATAACCCAAGTGGTCGTGTATGGTCAAAAGAAGAATTAGAAAAACTTGCTACTATTGTAGAAGAAAATAATTTATGGGTTATTTCAGATGAAATCCATTGTGATTTATTACGTAGAAATCAAACTCATATTCCTTTTGGTAAAATAATGCCTAACTATTCTCATTTAGTAACTGCAATGGCACCCAGTAAAACATTTAACTTAGCTGGTATGATGATATCGAATCTTCTTATTAGAGATAAAGAGTTATCTGCTACTTGGAAGAAACTTCATCATGGTGGAGAAAATCCACTAAGTCTTGTAGCCTGCCAAACTGCTTATGATAAAGGAGAACCTTGGTTAGAAGAATTAATTGATTACTTAGATGAAAACTTTGCTTATACCCAAACATTTTTACAAACTCATCTACCAAAAGCGAAATTCACTATTTCTCAAGCTACTTACTTAGCTTGGATTGATTTAAATGCTTATTTTGATAAAGGAGAAGATATTGCTGTCTTCTTTGCATGTAATGCAGGTGTTATTTTAGAAAGTGGAAATATGTTTGTTCAAAACTCTGAAGGTTTTGTACGATTAAACTTAGCTTGTCCTAAATCTCAAGTTGTAGAAGGATTAAGACGTATGGCTGAAGCGTTAGATAAAAAATAGATATGACATAATAATAGCGAATTGGCCTAACTGGTCGATTCGCTATTCTTATTTCTAGCAATAAATAAAATAACGAAGTAGCAACATACTACTCCGTTATCAAAAATTTATTTAACATTACCACATTTTTAAACTATGAATCATATAATCTGAATAAGCATGTGCTGTAGAACTTAATCCTCCATCCACTACTAATTCTGTACCATTACAATATGTTGACATATCACTAGCAAGGAATAAACAAGCTTCTGCAATTTCAGACACATTTCCGGCACGTTTAAGTGGGATTGTTTCTTCATAGCTAGCACGTAATTCTGCAAATTCTGGTGCTGCAACTAATGGTGTATCTACAAATCCTGGAAGTAAGCAATTTACACGTACATTGAATTTTGCGAATTCTAATGCACCTGTTTTAGATAAGGCTCTAACTGCCCATTTTGCACTACAATATGCTGCTCCAAATAATTGTCCATCAAGTCCACTGGTAGATGCAATATTAATGATTGATCCATTCCCTTGAGCTGCCATTAAACCTCCAA from Tannockella kyphosi harbors:
- the uvrA gene encoding excinuclease ABC subunit UvrA, translating into MRKDQLVIKGARENNLKDIDLIIPKDKLVIMTGLSGSGKTSLAFDTIYAEGQRRYVESLSAYARQFLGNMEKPDVDSIEGLCPAIAIDQKTTSNNPRSTVGTVTEIFDYLRLMYARIGKAYCPIHGTVIESQTIKQMADIIDLFEEGTKLQVLARVVREKKGTHKDTLEQLMKDGYVRVKINEEMHLLEDEIILDKNKRYTIDVVIDRIIKKEGYRSRLIDSLEVGLKLTGGEVLVEDITNHTVRLFSQHLACPECGFSVPKLEPRLFSFNNPLGACHDCRGLGVKNEVDNDLLVPDWSLSIMEGGLRYFKTAIGTDRIEWQRFLILCDHYDIDLYKPLQDFTKKELKIIFEGSSKSFRYQLVSSSGNVSSTTKPIEGVKTLIQRRFEETTSAWSKEWYASFMAEHTCPTCGGKRLNEEVLSVRVGGLNIAEFTDMSIEKAVEFMHNLQLSDYEYTIAKLVIKEIEDRLGFLYDVGLGYLTLSRRAGGLSGGEAQRIRLATQIGSRLTGVLYVLDEPSIGLHQRDNDKLIRTLENIRDLGNSVLVVEHDEETMRASDYLIDIGPGAGVHGGEVIAAGTPAEVMQCEQSITGKYLSGQLFIAKPKKRKKGNGNKIEVVGASENNLKNISVSFPLGTMCVVTGVSGSGKSTLVNEILGKAMMSAIYRSKDKPGKHKKINGLEFVDKVIEVSQDPIGRTPRSNPVTYTGVFDDIRDLFAQTNEAKIRGYDKGRFSFNVKGGRCEACQGDGLKRISMHFLPDVYVPCEQCEGKRYNEETLQVVYKGKNIYDVLEMTIEDAVEFFSNLPKIKNKLQTLYDVGLGYIKLGQSATTLSGGEAQRVKLASELQKKATGKTVYILDEPTTGLHSHDVARLIEVLQRIVEQGDSVIIIEHNLDVIKVADHIIDLGPEGGDAGGTVVVTGTPEKISKCEQSYTGQFLRKVL
- a CDS encoding tRNA nucleotidyltransferase/poly(A) polymerase family protein, with product MVVKEIYSTILDEIEIAGGKVFIVGGTVRDYLLNQEIDNQDMDVEVYGLTMVQLQNVLQQFGKVNEQGKSFGIVKLNEYPMIDFALPRIEKQIGVGHKEFEVQIDPALCYRKASKRRDFTINALMYDYHQGIIHDFYQGIKDMNKGCLRMVDKDTFEEDPLRVLRLAQFLSRFSFTVDEQTKKQCQYMVENHRLDTLSNSRKYEETKKLVFGQKPSIGLVFLFEIGYIQVLSKEQYSIIDHSKKEERYLLCLLCHFYQSDLFGIPKKIKDYYQRLLTMSELDIEEDSKYYQFLHQLDSNILLEDVLSWLEVIGKREEQKILQNKINHLGVDAPTPILKGNDFIELGIVPSKYLGILYEDCYQKQLSGYSKRELVQYIKEMKR
- the uvrB gene encoding excinuclease ABC subunit UvrB codes for the protein MEQFLLESQYSPKGDQVKAIDELVKGIHQGKKEQVLLGGTGTGKTFTVSNVIAKVNKPTLVLAHNKTLAGQLYSEFKEFFPHNRVEYFVSNFDFYQPEAYIPGRDLYIDKNSKTNYEIEMLRSAAMNSLIERRDTIVVASVASIYGTSNPEQYKEMIFSVRVGQIIDRKELLTFLVDRQYQRNDMDQSKGTFRVRGDVVEIVPGHTEAYLIRIELFGDEVEKISEVDPLTGKAQKNYPTYTIYPAYGYVTNKQQMLHACTTISAELQERLKELKDENKLLEFQRLEQRTNHDVEMLKEVGMCPGIENYSRHIDGRASGQRPYTLIDYFPDDFLLIVDESHVMLPQVRGMYNGDRSRKTTLVEYGFRLPSALDNRPLFFEEFEGLVNQAIYVSATPGDYELGHVDHDVVEQIIRPTGLLDPTLEIIGSEGQIDNLVYQINERVQVNERILITTLTKRMAEDLSAYLKELGIKVAYLHSETKTLERIQILRELRLGKYDVLVGINLLREGLDLPEVSLVCILDADKEGFLRSNRSLIQTIGRAARNSKGHVIMYADKITDSMQYAIDETNRRREIQKAYNEKHSITPQTVKKEIRDAIRGQEVVEQASDFISKGRKANKKQKQEMIVELEKQMQDAAKALDFERAMELRDILLDLKGEK
- a CDS encoding S41 family peptidase — translated: MNKNIRKKKYNIAFIVSFIINVMLVVCLAVSLLFQDTTIVLNSEKALFDEAYEVIESKWYNGSGEDIDFESNSIEGLVDGLGDAHSSYLTVEEAATFNDSVSGTYVGIGVGFHMLETGGMITRVYEETPSSELGLEVGDIIMEADGTSLEGLTSDEVVDLIRGEEGTYVTLTILRGTEEFSVDVPREDVDISTEYEIRTYNGTLFGYIEITTFGTSTSSEVEAALQVFEATGVETLVIDLRDNGGGYLSAASDILDLFIEAGDPIYQMQGNSGPAEVTYATNCTKYHFDSGYILINESSASASELVTTSLQDMLDYTIVGTTSYGKGTAQTQYQLSDGSILKYTYARWLSANGQYIDEVGIIPDVEVENLDISNISTADLTTDLSEDMVDTGVLALQKMLVILGYDVDRQDGYFSESTKEALEAFEADYGLEVDGVYSNADHHYLIGRTMICIQDDANDLQYKAVLTMLN
- a CDS encoding MalY/PatB family protein, whose amino-acid sequence is MYNFDEIIDRTNTSAVSTDGYRGSIFKNGVPENIPYKEEDLIRMWIADMELATPDVVLDAMKERLDRKILGYTNIFGDDYVNTFLNWCQKRYDWSFEKEELIISHGIVPALLDLAGIICKEDEKVLIMTPSYVHFQTAATFNDRDLVCSNLLYEDGYYQIDFDDFKEKAKDPKTTLFILCNPHNPSGRVWSKEELEKLATIVEENNLWVISDEIHCDLLRRNQTHIPFGKIMPNYSHLVTAMAPSKTFNLAGMMISNLLIRDKELSATWKKLHHGGENPLSLVACQTAYDKGEPWLEELIDYLDENFAYTQTFLQTHLPKAKFTISQATYLAWIDLNAYFDKGEDIAVFFACNAGVILESGNMFVQNSEGFVRLNLACPKSQVVEGLRRMAEALDKK
- a CDS encoding SDR family NAD(P)-dependent oxidoreductase, translating into MMELLKDKVVIVTGGASGMGAAYAKRFIEEGATVIITDINEELGTSYQKELGDQAMFYKHDVADEEQWKELAALAKEKYGHVDVLVNNAGIGGNKPILDFPVELYMRVVSVDQVSVLLGMKYIGGLMAAQGNGSIINIASTSGLDGQLFGAAYCSAKWAVRALSKTGALEFAKFNVRVNCLLPGFVDTPLVAAPEFAELRASYEETIPLKRAGNVSEIAEACLFLASDMSTYCNGTELVVDGGLSSTAHAYSDYMIHSLKMW